A part of Aquipuribacter sp. SD81 genomic DNA contains:
- a CDS encoding polysaccharide pyruvyl transferase family protein — MSEPNDLPPVAEQRRALEAAGTTTARPLRVVFVGRFDNGATDIVAGLLRSLRELGHDVVHVDPSAHPQVLADPERYNGGYGPVLLDLDTLEPVLARHRPHLLVLCAGGVVLTAEQSDRLAERGVLSLGMTLSDPDVRDSVVDHVDAFDWHTTNAVLALEAYLADGHVRTSLFGFGIDRAFAVQHVPRAPELRHDVICVGHAVRRPERNAAMSALAETLDVGVYGKGWELPGVGTVAGSRLVQAMREGAVHVNFPGTKAGYVNVKCGVFESVAAGAVVATETFEEMRRYFAYDEEVLGYTDVADLQVRVRDLVADPDRLERMRRAAFARLVRDHLYERRWEALLEQLLGGPLPQADPRSARIEQWRQRVADGPAARTRRVAVAGWYGAGNVGDDLLLESVAGALERAGAAVEVVGHDPAAVLRRHGLPAVSRLDLPGVEQVLGRCDALVLGGGGLLHDYTFQANGGVVGTFASSHGSPSSLLPLALTARILRRPFHLYGIGAGPLTDPGARDLVDHLVQLADSVDVRDEESAQLLRDVAAPGRRPAVGTHPDPVYGLPVADVAPRVAPGAVAVNARPWPAAPEGFRPALVRVLRDLVARGERLVGLPMAPQDVAVTAALLREVTGAEDVEMVPLGGGTDAFVADVGASRAVVAMRLHACLLAHRRRVPVVGLSYDPKVRRHFAELGRDDLVVDLEAVAADDGAALARAVDRALAEGGTLPEPAAQAVALLEAGSTEGLLALARRVVEAPAAPRRAETIRFPGRAPTSGAPAPTAPTGPTGPAGMTAAELATVVPVSSGRLVVGGGAPDRTPGGDLREVRGSVRVHLTDGAPRRGDHAGVEFDVAGGAPVRAEVVLQSRFAERRARRGRMAVQVLVDGTVVWQEDVAGWDERCTVWCAWTPPADGSRLEVRSTALRDCEDWGWGRAGAVLVHSLRVPPWPEGAGHGAGDGVLVGGGVPARDAPDGPDDAEGPVEPEPVSASPRPAAALPSPTAGRRALGVVRRVAGRVVR; from the coding sequence ATGTCTGAGCCGAACGACCTGCCCCCCGTCGCGGAGCAGCGGCGCGCGCTCGAGGCCGCGGGGACGACGACGGCCCGGCCGCTGCGGGTGGTCTTCGTCGGCCGCTTCGACAACGGGGCCACCGACATCGTCGCCGGCCTGCTGCGCTCGCTGCGCGAGCTCGGCCACGACGTCGTCCACGTGGACCCCTCGGCGCACCCGCAGGTCCTGGCGGACCCCGAGCGCTACAACGGCGGCTACGGCCCGGTCCTGCTCGACCTCGACACCCTCGAGCCGGTCCTCGCCCGTCACCGCCCGCACCTGCTCGTGCTGTGCGCGGGCGGGGTGGTGCTCACCGCGGAGCAGTCCGACCGGCTCGCCGAGCGCGGCGTGCTGAGCCTCGGCATGACGCTGTCGGACCCCGACGTCCGCGACAGCGTCGTCGACCACGTCGACGCGTTCGACTGGCACACGACGAACGCCGTGCTCGCGCTGGAGGCCTACCTCGCCGACGGGCACGTGCGCACCTCGCTGTTCGGCTTCGGCATCGACCGCGCCTTCGCCGTCCAGCACGTGCCGCGCGCCCCGGAGCTGCGTCACGACGTCATCTGCGTCGGTCACGCGGTGCGGCGCCCCGAGCGCAACGCCGCGATGAGCGCGCTGGCCGAGACCCTCGACGTCGGCGTCTACGGCAAGGGCTGGGAGCTGCCCGGCGTCGGCACCGTCGCGGGCAGCCGTCTCGTCCAGGCGATGCGCGAGGGCGCGGTCCACGTCAACTTCCCCGGCACGAAGGCCGGCTACGTGAACGTGAAGTGCGGCGTGTTCGAGTCCGTGGCCGCCGGGGCGGTCGTGGCGACCGAGACCTTCGAGGAGATGCGCCGGTACTTCGCCTACGACGAGGAGGTCCTCGGCTACACCGACGTCGCCGACCTGCAGGTCCGGGTGCGCGACCTCGTCGCCGACCCCGACCGCCTGGAGCGCATGCGCCGCGCCGCCTTCGCCCGCCTCGTGCGCGATCACCTGTACGAACGGCGCTGGGAGGCGCTGCTCGAGCAGCTGCTGGGCGGTCCGCTGCCGCAGGCCGACCCGCGCAGCGCCCGCATCGAGCAGTGGCGGCAGCGCGTCGCCGACGGCCCCGCCGCGCGCACCCGGCGGGTCGCGGTCGCCGGCTGGTACGGCGCCGGGAACGTCGGCGACGACCTCCTGCTGGAGTCGGTGGCCGGGGCGCTGGAGCGGGCCGGCGCCGCCGTCGAGGTGGTGGGCCACGACCCCGCCGCGGTACTGCGCCGTCACGGCCTGCCGGCGGTGTCGCGGCTCGACCTGCCCGGCGTCGAGCAGGTGCTCGGCCGTTGCGACGCGCTCGTGCTCGGCGGCGGCGGCCTGCTGCACGACTACACGTTCCAGGCCAACGGCGGCGTGGTCGGCACCTTCGCCTCCTCCCACGGCTCGCCGAGCTCCCTGCTGCCGCTCGCGCTCACCGCCCGCATCCTGCGCCGGCCGTTCCACCTGTACGGCATCGGCGCCGGACCGCTCACGGACCCCGGCGCGCGCGACCTCGTCGACCACCTCGTGCAGCTCGCCGACAGCGTCGACGTGAGGGACGAGGAGTCCGCGCAGCTGCTGCGCGACGTCGCCGCCCCGGGGCGCCGACCGGCCGTCGGGACGCACCCGGACCCGGTGTACGGGCTGCCCGTCGCCGACGTCGCCCCGCGCGTGGCGCCGGGCGCGGTCGCAGTCAACGCGCGGCCGTGGCCCGCGGCGCCCGAGGGGTTCCGGCCCGCCCTCGTGCGGGTGCTGCGCGACCTCGTCGCGCGCGGCGAGCGGCTCGTCGGGCTGCCGATGGCCCCGCAGGACGTCGCCGTCACCGCGGCGCTGCTCCGGGAGGTGACCGGCGCCGAGGACGTGGAGATGGTGCCGCTGGGCGGCGGCACCGACGCCTTCGTCGCCGACGTCGGCGCGTCGCGGGCCGTGGTCGCCATGCGGCTGCACGCGTGCCTGCTCGCCCACCGCCGGCGCGTCCCCGTCGTCGGGCTGTCCTACGACCCGAAGGTGCGGCGCCACTTCGCCGAGCTCGGTCGCGACGACCTCGTCGTCGACCTCGAGGCGGTCGCCGCGGACGACGGTGCCGCGCTCGCCCGCGCCGTCGACCGGGCGCTCGCCGAGGGCGGCACGCTGCCCGAGCCGGCCGCGCAGGCCGTCGCCCTCCTCGAGGCCGGCTCGACGGAGGGGCTGCTGGCCCTCGCCCGTCGCGTCGTCGAGGCCCCCGCCGCCCCGCGACGGGCCGAGACCATCCGCTTCCCCGGCCGCGCGCCCACGAGCGGCGCGCCGGCGCCCACGGCCCCGACCGGGCCGACGGGACCCGCCGGCATGACCGCGGCCGAGCTCGCGACCGTGGTCCCCGTGTCCTCGGGTCGGCTCGTGGTGGGCGGCGGCGCGCCGGACCGCACGCCCGGCGGCGACCTCCGCGAGGTCCGGGGCAGCGTCCGGGTGCACCTGACCGACGGCGCACCGCGTCGCGGCGACCACGCGGGTGTCGAGTTCGACGTCGCCGGGGGCGCCCCGGTGCGGGCCGAGGTCGTCCTGCAGTCCCGCTTCGCCGAGCGGCGCGCCCGTCGCGGACGGATGGCCGTGCAGGTCCTCGTCGACGGGACCGTCGTGTGGCAGGAGGACGTGGCCGGCTGGGACGAGCGGTGCACCGTCTGGTGCGCGTGGACGCCGCCGGCGGACGGCAGCCGTCTGGAGGTGCGCAGCACCGCGCTGCGCGACTGCGAGGACTGGGGGTGGGGGCGCGCCGGGGCGGTGCTCGTGCACTCCCTGCGCGTGCCGCCGTGGCCCGAGGGTGCCGGCCACGGTGCCGGCGACGGTGTGCTGGTCGG